One region of Enterobacter ludwigii genomic DNA includes:
- a CDS encoding FlxA-like family protein produces MTTIQASTQMIQTSSGGKGASGGSDISSQISSIIDKIKKLTQQLKELANSTGSADEKKKQQELIQTQIKVLQAQLAALQRQQAEEAQKKQDQKLGKVEGVNSPSDNHQIDIYI; encoded by the coding sequence ATGACGACCATTCAGGCTTCAACCCAAATGATTCAAACCAGCAGCGGTGGGAAAGGTGCTTCTGGCGGTAGCGACATCTCTTCCCAGATCAGCAGTATTATTGACAAGATCAAAAAGCTGACTCAGCAGTTAAAAGAGCTGGCGAACAGCACTGGCAGCGCAGATGAGAAGAAGAAGCAGCAGGAACTAATTCAGACCCAGATCAAAGTGCTGCAGGCCCAGCTTGCCGCGCTGCAGCGCCAGCAGGCCGAAGAGGCTCAGAAGAAACAGGATCAAAAGCTGGGCAAAGTGGAAGGTGTGAATAGCCCGTCAGATAATCATCAGATTGATATCTACATCTAA
- a CDS encoding LysR family transcriptional regulator — protein sequence MNYSLRQLRIFVTVANARSFSRAGEMIGLSQSAVSHSVKELESQTGVRLLDRTTREVVLTEAGQQLALRLERLLDELNSTLRDVGRLGQQLSGTVRVAASQTISAHLIPQCIAEGSHRYPDIDFVLHDRPQQWVLESIRQGDVDFGIVIDPGQVSDLACESVLSEPFLLLCRDDDPLATLPVVSWQSLQGANLVLQDYASGSRPLIDSALATQGVKATIVQEIGHPATLFPMVEAGIGISVLPALALPLPQGSLLSVKRLVPVVERKLMLVRRKNRSLSGAAQAIWEVVRIQAQRLTEARIRDPLFNASED from the coding sequence ATGAATTATTCCTTACGTCAGCTTCGTATTTTCGTCACCGTGGCAAACGCCCGCAGCTTCAGCCGGGCAGGGGAGATGATTGGCCTGAGCCAGTCGGCGGTGAGTCACAGTGTGAAAGAGCTGGAGAGTCAAACGGGCGTGCGGTTACTTGACCGCACCACGCGCGAAGTTGTACTGACTGAAGCCGGGCAGCAACTGGCCTTACGCCTCGAGCGGTTACTTGATGAATTGAACAGTACGCTCAGGGATGTAGGGCGGTTGGGACAGCAACTTTCGGGTACGGTGCGGGTCGCTGCCAGCCAGACGATCTCTGCCCACCTTATTCCGCAGTGTATTGCCGAGGGGAGCCACCGCTACCCGGATATTGATTTTGTTTTACATGACAGGCCGCAACAGTGGGTGCTGGAAAGCATCCGACAGGGGGATGTGGATTTTGGGATTGTAATCGATCCCGGTCAGGTGAGCGATCTGGCGTGTGAAAGCGTACTTTCAGAACCCTTTTTGCTGCTCTGCCGGGACGACGATCCGTTGGCAACATTACCGGTAGTCAGCTGGCAGTCCCTTCAGGGGGCGAACCTGGTATTGCAGGATTATGCCTCGGGTAGCCGTCCGCTGATTGATTCTGCGCTGGCGACTCAGGGAGTAAAGGCAACGATCGTGCAGGAGATTGGTCACCCGGCGACGCTTTTTCCTATGGTGGAAGCTGGCATTGGTATCAGCGTGTTGCCCGCCCTGGCGCTTCCCCTGCCACAGGGAAGTCTGCTGTCCGTGAAGCGATTGGTGCCTGTTGTCGAGCGAAAGCTGATGCTGGTGCGGCGAAAAAATCGTTCACTTTCGGGGGCGGCACAGGCCATCTGGGAAGTGGTGCGTATCCAGGCGCAACGATTAACCGAGGCCCGCATACGCGACCCACTGTTTAACGCATCAGAAGATTAG